The Thermocrinis ruber genomic sequence GACACGGTGCAGAACATATTTTCCCTGAGGTTTTCCAATATAATCTTTGAAGGTGTATGGAACAGAAACTTTATAGACCATATGCAGATCGTAGCTTTGGAAGATGTGGATGCAGACAACCGCATAGAATTTTACGACAAGGTGGGAGCCATAAGGGACATGCTCCAGAATCACCTTTTGCAGATGCTCGCCTTTACCACCATGGAACCACCCTGTGCCATGGCTCCCCAGTTCATAAGGGACGAAAAGGTCAAGCTGTTGAGAAGTTTAAGCTTTTTTGATTTTATGAAAGGACAGTATGAAGGATACCCAAAGGAGGGCTCAAGGACCGAAACCTTAGTGGTAGCAAAGGGATACATTGAAAACCTAAGATGGCAGGGCGTTCCCTTTTACTTCATGACTGGAAAAGCCCTTGGCAGAAAGCTAACCCAAATAACTATAGTCTTTAGGGAGATACCCAAGAGTTTTGTCTCCCTTTTGGACTGTATGCCAAAGCAGAACAGAATAGTTTTTCAGGTGGCACCCAAAAACCTCCTCAGCATATCCTTTGAGCTAAAACCACCCACCGGTCGCTTTATAGCCTGCCCCATAGAAACCACCATGAAGTATGACCTAGAAGAAGCCCTCGGACAGACCCTACCGGAGGCTTACGAGACCCTCCTGGAGGACATCCTTGACTCAGACCAGAGCCTTTTCATAAGAGCGGACGAGATAGAAGTAATGTGGGAAAAGGTGGAACCTCTAATTTCTTCCGAAGATAACCCACGAGTTTATCCCCGCGGCAAACTGCCAGACTTTGCCATAGAGTTTATACAGAGGGACGGAAGAAGTTGGTTCCTTTGATGGAGGAAAAGCTTTTAAGGTTATTTGTTAGACTGATAAAAATCTTTTTGAAGAATAAAGAACATGTGCATATTGCCCTTGCGGGCGGAAAAACACCTATGCCCTTTTACAGGATGCTTTCCCTTGAATGCCTCCCTTGGGAAAGGCTTTACTTTTATTTAACGGACGAAAGGTTTGTCCCCCTAAATTCTCCCCAAAGCAACTACAAAAACATTCGGGAAAACCTCGGAGCTAAGGCAAAGATAATCTATGTGAATACAGAACTACCTTTAAAGGACGCATGCGTAGATTACTCCCAAAAACTTCCTCAGAGCTTGGATGTGTGTTTGCTTGGAGTGGGAGAGGACGGACACACCGCATCCCTCTTTCCCAACTCTCCATGCTTTGCTATAACTCCAAAGGTTTGTACCTCCGTTGCCCCCGATGGCACCCAAAGAGTTTCCCTGAGTTACCAATACCTAAACTCCTCCTGCGTAGTGATCTTTGCCCTAAAGGGCGAAGAAAAAAGAAAG encodes the following:
- the pgl gene encoding 6-phosphogluconolactonase: MEEKLLRLFVRLIKIFLKNKEHVHIALAGGKTPMPFYRMLSLECLPWERLYFYLTDERFVPLNSPQSNYKNIRENLGAKAKIIYVNTELPLKDACVDYSQKLPQSLDVCLLGVGEDGHTASLFPNSPCFAITPKVCTSVAPDGTQRVSLSYQYLNSSCVVIFALKGEEKRKVYEKLLKGEDIPASKVKGKRKTFIIYST
- a CDS encoding glucose-6-phosphate dehydrogenase yields the protein MSKPKALFIFGGTGDLARKKLFPALARIIKRRNDLKAVYSIARSKREDWEGIACNLDAGFTKLCHFIPLDVVNWEDYKKLSKELQKLKDYELIFYLSLPPFLYEDTILNLGRLLRNFSNARKVVVEKPFGFDLQSARKLNSLLYRFFVEEEIYRIDHFLGKDTVQNIFSLRFSNIIFEGVWNRNFIDHMQIVALEDVDADNRIEFYDKVGAIRDMLQNHLLQMLAFTTMEPPCAMAPQFIRDEKVKLLRSLSFFDFMKGQYEGYPKEGSRTETLVVAKGYIENLRWQGVPFYFMTGKALGRKLTQITIVFREIPKSFVSLLDCMPKQNRIVFQVAPKNLLSISFELKPPTGRFIACPIETTMKYDLEEALGQTLPEAYETLLEDILDSDQSLFIRADEIEVMWEKVEPLISSEDNPRVYPRGKLPDFAIEFIQRDGRSWFL